The Corynebacterium marinum DSM 44953 genome contains the following window.
CCCTTCGATCCGCCCGCCGACGCCGTCGCCCACGCCACCCTGCGCTCGGGCACTCTGCACCTGGCCGGCGGCGACGCCATGGGCCCCAATGCCCCGGGCCTGGCCTCCGACGTCTACTCCTTCATGCTGCAGCTCGACTCGGCCGCCGAGGCCGAGGAGCTCATCGGCAGGTTCACCGCGGCGGGCGGGGAGGTGTCCATGCCCTTCGAGAAGGCCCCGTGGGGCGACCACTACGGCCAGGTGACCGACCGGTTCGGCGTCCTGTGGGCCTTCAACGCCACGGAGGCCTGAGCGCCCGCACCTCCGGGCACCGTATCCCCGCAGCCCAGGTAGGGTGTACGGCATGCGCATCGTCAACTGGAACGTCAACTCCGTGCGCACCCGCGCGGACCGGATCGTGGAC
Protein-coding sequences here:
- a CDS encoding VOC family protein, yielding MSAQFTPYISFPGNAAEVFRFYHEIFGGELEVMTYGEMPMEGLPFDPPADAVAHATLRSGTLHLAGGDAMGPNAPGLASDVYSFMLQLDSAAEAEELIGRFTAAGGEVSMPFEKAPWGDHYGQVTDRFGVLWAFNATEA